The following are encoded in a window of Mustela nigripes isolate SB6536 chromosome 1, MUSNIG.SB6536, whole genome shotgun sequence genomic DNA:
- the LOC132013385 gene encoding large ribosomal subunit protein uL30-like, translating to MEGAEEKKKKVPAMPETLKKKRRNFAELKIKRLRKKFAQKMLRKARRKLIYEKAKHYHKEYRQMYRTKMRMARKAGNFYVPAEPKLAFVIRIRGINGVSPKVQKVLQLLRLRQIFNGTFVKLNKASVNMLRIVEPYIAWGYPNLKSVNELIYKRGYGKINKKRIALTDNTLIARSLGKYGVICMEDLIHEIYTVGKRFKEANNFLWPFKLYSPRGGMKKKTTHFVEGVDAGNREDQINRLIRRMN from the coding sequence ATGGAGGGtgcagaggagaagaaaaagaaggttccTGCCATGCCAGAAACCCTTAAAAAGAAGCGAAGGAATTTCGCAGAGCTGAAGATCAAGCGTCTGAGGAAGAAGTTTGCTCAAAAGATGCTTCGAAAGGCAAGGAGGAAGCTTATCTATGAGAAAGCCAAGCATTACCACAAGGAGTACAGACAGATGTACCGGACCAAGATGAGGATGGCGAGAAAAGCTGGCAACTTCTACGTACCTGCAGAACCCAAGTTGGCGTTTGTCATCAGGATCAGAGGCATCAATGGTGTGAGCCCAAAGGTTCAAAAGGTGTTGCAGCTCCTTCGCCTTCGTCAAATCTTTAATGGCACCTTTGTTAAGCTCAACAAGGCTTCAGTTAACATGTTAAGGATTGTGGAACCATATATAGCATGGGGGTACCCTAACCTGAAGTCAGTGAATGAATTAATCTACAAGCGTGGTTATGGCAAAATCAACAAGAAGCGAATTGCCCTGACAGATAACACATTGATTGCCCGATCTCTTGGTAAATATGGCGTCATCTGCATGGAGGATCTGATTCATGAGATCTATACTGTTGGAAAACGTTTCAAAGAGGCAAACAACTTTTTATGGCCCTTCAAATTATACTCTCCACGAGGGGGGATGAAGAAAAAGACCACCCATTTTGTGGAAGGTGTAGATGCTGGCAACAGAGAAGACCAGATCAATAGGCTTATTCGAAGAATGAACTAA